In Arthrobacter citreus, a single genomic region encodes these proteins:
- a CDS encoding DUF1836 domain-containing protein translates to MKNIIDIIQELDLDKKILLDDVPNLDLYMDQVIQLFDNKFAKTDANEKVLTKTMINNYAKAKLLFPIKNKKYTKNHIILISLIYHLKGALSINDIKETLNGLNQRILDNNQLNIDDVYTSFLHLNEINLDKFKIDLQTSVENVNIELEQADDEIKEYIEQLLLITSFVNMSNLYRSAAEKLVQDLNDKKE, encoded by the coding sequence ATGAAAAATATAATTGATATAATTCAAGAATTGGATTTAGACAAAAAAATATTATTAGATGATGTCCCAAATTTAGACCTATATATGGATCAAGTAATCCAGTTATTTGATAATAAGTTTGCAAAAACGGATGCTAATGAAAAAGTACTAACTAAAACAATGATCAATAATTACGCGAAAGCGAAACTGCTTTTCCCGATTAAAAATAAGAAATATACGAAGAACCATATTATATTAATTAGTTTAATTTATCACTTAAAAGGTGCACTTTCGATAAATGATATAAAAGAAACGTTGAATGGCTTAAATCAGAGAATTTTAGATAATAATCAATTGAATATTGATGATGTTTATACTAGTTTTTTACATTTAAATGAAATAAATTTGGATAAGTTTAAAATCGATCTACAAACTTCTGTTGAAAACGTAAATATCGAGCTTGAACAAGCCGATGATGAAATAAAAGAATACATTGAGCAATTACTTCTCATTACTTCTTTTGTGAATATGAGTAATTTATATAGAAGTGCTGCAGAGAAATTAGTACAAGATTTAAATGATAAAAAAGAGTAA